The following nucleotide sequence is from Halomarina litorea.
CTTTCCTTCGTCTGTTTGCTGATCAGCCCAGAGTCAACCATCCGGTCGAGACTCGGGTACAACCGCCCATGATTGATGTCCTCCGGGTAGAGATCTTCGAGCGCATTCTGGAGGGTCACTCCTTCCACTGTCTCAAATCGATAGATGAGACAGAGGAGATAGGTCTGAAAGGCGGTGAGGTCGGTTGGTATATTATACGTCGAAAAATCAATCGAACCGGCTGTAGGGGGGTCTTGGTCGCTTGCCCCCTCTTCATCCGGTGGATCTGAATCAGCCATATTCACCCATCCTAGCACCGATGCATAAAATTCTGTGCTTCAATTCAGACTGGACTCGATAGTTGTCATATCTTATTGTGCAGTAGCCAGGCGATTTACTGGGATTCTTCAGCCGACTAGCTATGCTTACACCACCTCTATATCGATCTAAAGCCGATGCGTCTGCGCTCCCCTGTGATTTCGGTTAGAGTGGTGAAAATCGGACTCTTAGCGGCAATGAGAGTGTTTTTGATCCCAACGGATTGGTTTCCTTGTAATCCGACCGTCTGAATACCATTGGTATGATGGCACTGAACCGTCTCGAAACCCCCGCCTGAACGCAGTCTACT
It contains:
- a CDS encoding PadR family transcriptional regulator translates to MADSDPPDEEGASDQDPPTAGSIDFSTYNIPTDLTAFQTYLLCLIYRFETVEGVTLQNALEDLYPEDINHGRLYPSLDRMVDSGLISKQTKESDKRRKEYSLTGRGEWVAEEYLRFVREMIES